TGTCTGAATGTGCTTTCAGGATGTCTACGGTGCTGCTGCCGACCGATCCGGTCACGCCAAGCACGCAGACTGATTTCTTAATTGTCATCAAACACCAGCTTAGCGGATTTCTGCAACCAGGGACCCTGCCCTAGCGCAACGACAATCCAATGAAATACACAATAACAAACGCGACAGGAAAAACCGATAACATCCCATCAGCACGGTCAAGCACCCCGCCATGCCCCGGTATCAGGTGGCTGCTGTCCTTGACCTTGAAATGGCGCTTAAGCGCTGATTCTCCAAGATCCCCGATCTGTGCCACAATCGCCAGACCCCCGCTTGCCAGCACGATGGAAACCTGAATGGAATTGCCGCTGAAATAGGTGATCAGCCCGCCGATCAGCATCGCACACAACATGCCGCCAATAAGCCCCGCCCAGGTTTTCTTGGGGCTGAAACGCGGCGCCAGTTTCGGGCCGCCAATCGCCTTGCCAAAGGCATAGGCCCCCGTATCGGTCGCCCACACAAGAAAGAACAGCCACATGATCAACAGCAGACCATCCCCATGCATGCTGCGCAGCCAGTGCGCCGCCAGTGCCGCAAGCGAGATATAGATAATACCAAATGCCGCGAGAAACCGATCCTTGCCCGGCCGCAATGCCGCGGTTGCCGCCCCGACCAACACCGCCGGAATGATAAGAAGATATTCCCCGGTCGTCATGAACAGCATCGAAACGGCAAGGGATACCGCGGCAACAACCGAAACCGAATTGACATGCCCCGGAACGCACATCCGCGTCCATTCCCACATCATGCCAACCGAAAACAGAAAAACGAGAATCTCGAAATACGGTGACCCGAACCATACCGCCGCAACCGCGACCGGTGTCATCACCAGCGCGGAAACAACCCGTGGCTTCAATCCTGAATTTGTATCTTCCTGGCGTCGGGCTTCAGATGACTGCACCAAAACGCCGCTCCCGTCCGGCAAAGTTTTCTATCGCTTTTTCAAGATGTTCGCGTCCGAAGTCCGGCCAAAGCACGTCATCGAACACAAACTCGGTATAGGCCGACTGCCAAAGCAGGAAATTGCTGATGCGCTGCTCGCCACTGGTCCGGATCAGCAGATCCGGATCGGGCATCCCGACCGTCATCAGATGCGCTTCAACCACGCTTTCATCGATGGCATCGGCCTGAATTTCTCCAGCCGCGACTTTTTGCGCGATCTGGCGCATGGCATCGGCAATCTCGGCCCGCGCACCATAGCTTAGCGCAATGGTCAGGTTCAAACGGGCATTGCCCTGCGTGCGTTCCTCGGCATTGGCCAGAAGCACGCGAATATCATCGTCAAAACGGGTCCGGTCACCGATGATACGGATACGGACCCCGTTTTTGTGCAGGGTCGCCAGTTCACGCTTGATGAACAGGCGAAGCAACCCCATCAGGTCGCTGACTTCACTTTCCGGCCGTTTCCAGTTCTCGGTCGAAAATCCGTAAAGTGTCAGATACTCGATACCGATTTCGGCTGCGGCTTCGACGGTGCGACGCACGGCCTCTACCCCCGCCCGATGACCCATCGCACGGGGCTT
The Thalassospira xiamenensis M-5 = DSM 17429 DNA segment above includes these coding regions:
- a CDS encoding isoprenyl transferase; amino-acid sequence: MTVLASQPNPSDLRAVPRHVAIIMDGNGRWAKLRGKPRAMGHRAGVEAVRRTVEAAAEIGIEYLTLYGFSTENWKRPESEVSDLMGLLRLFIKRELATLHKNGVRIRIIGDRTRFDDDIRVLLANAEERTQGNARLNLTIALSYGARAEIADAMRQIAQKVAAGEIQADAIDESVVEAHLMTVGMPDPDLLIRTSGEQRISNFLLWQSAYTEFVFDDVLWPDFGREHLEKAIENFAGRERRFGAVI
- a CDS encoding phosphatidate cytidylyltransferase is translated as MQSSEARRQEDTNSGLKPRVVSALVMTPVAVAAVWFGSPYFEILVFLFSVGMMWEWTRMCVPGHVNSVSVVAAVSLAVSMLFMTTGEYLLIIPAVLVGAATAALRPGKDRFLAAFGIIYISLAALAAHWLRSMHGDGLLLIMWLFFLVWATDTGAYAFGKAIGGPKLAPRFSPKKTWAGLIGGMLCAMLIGGLITYFSGNSIQVSIVLASGGLAIVAQIGDLGESALKRHFKVKDSSHLIPGHGGVLDRADGMLSVFPVAFVIVYFIGLSLR